The Stygiolobus azoricus genome window below encodes:
- a CDS encoding AMP-binding protein, whose translation MDYFTLYQKSLEKPDWYWGEFAEKLKWFNKWSTVVSKGEYVARWFVGGKTNIALNAISHTGTALVWYGENGEKIELTFNELEKAVKGVSSEFRSKGIKKGSRIAVYTPNTPQGIISVLSSAWIGGIYTIIFAGLGEEAIKKRLDDFQPDYIITANYTVRRGNKIPLFIKGDLTFREKSDVEEIKQLVEKSDKDNEAEKIESNEPLKVMYTSGTTGRPKGIILPHGAWMVGDYTVFNLMFNLKQGDIVLTTSDMGWITFSRIMYGTLLHGSTFAFMEGAPDYPKDRLVKIIDELRPKVLFTSPTLLRTLRKYDLKLPRVEFLATAGEIFDEQTWEYAKTFAERITDVYGQTELGYVVGIPYSLENIEPKPGYAGVPFPGALLETVDDEGKPVYDKLGYLICKTPFPTQFIGVLNNPEKFASYFSRFGYHDTGDIAIINNPYVKIVGRSDDMIKIAGHRITTGEVENVLMEVNGVKEVAVVGIPDEVKGEKMIVFVVGHNIDPEKIRGKIRKSLGPIYVIDKVIEVNRLPKSKSGKVVRRILRDLVLGKEVDPTILEDPDVVNEIKEVVKSGLY comes from the coding sequence TTGGACTACTTTACCCTTTATCAAAAATCTCTCGAAAAACCAGATTGGTATTGGGGAGAGTTCGCTGAAAAGTTAAAGTGGTTTAACAAGTGGAGTACAGTAGTATCTAAGGGGGAATATGTAGCTAGGTGGTTTGTGGGAGGTAAGACTAATATCGCGTTAAATGCAATTTCACACACTGGGACTGCGTTAGTTTGGTACGGCGAAAACGGAGAAAAAATAGAGCTTACATTTAACGAACTGGAAAAGGCTGTTAAAGGGGTCTCCAGTGAATTTAGATCAAAAGGAATTAAAAAAGGCTCTAGGATAGCTGTATATACACCTAACACCCCCCAAGGGATAATATCCGTTTTATCTTCAGCGTGGATAGGAGGAATTTATACGATAATTTTCGCGGGATTAGGAGAAGAGGCTATTAAGAAAAGGCTCGATGATTTTCAGCCTGATTACATAATAACAGCGAACTACACAGTCCGCAGAGGAAACAAAATTCCCTTATTTATTAAGGGAGATTTGACATTCAGAGAGAAGAGTGACGTTGAAGAGATAAAACAACTTGTTGAAAAAAGCGATAAAGATAACGAAGCTGAGAAAATCGAAAGTAATGAGCCGTTAAAGGTAATGTATACTTCAGGAACTACTGGTAGACCCAAAGGCATAATATTACCGCATGGAGCCTGGATGGTAGGTGATTATACCGTATTTAACCTAATGTTCAACCTAAAGCAAGGCGATATAGTCTTAACTACTTCAGATATGGGGTGGATTACTTTCTCAAGAATTATGTACGGAACATTACTTCACGGTTCTACCTTCGCGTTTATGGAGGGAGCCCCAGATTATCCGAAAGATAGGCTTGTAAAAATAATCGATGAATTAAGACCTAAAGTTCTATTTACATCACCTACACTTCTAAGAACGTTGAGAAAGTACGACTTAAAATTGCCAAGAGTTGAATTCTTAGCTACTGCAGGAGAAATCTTTGATGAACAAACATGGGAGTACGCTAAAACTTTTGCAGAGAGGATCACTGATGTTTATGGACAGACCGAACTTGGTTATGTAGTAGGAATTCCCTACTCCCTTGAAAATATAGAACCTAAACCTGGTTATGCAGGAGTACCATTTCCTGGGGCACTATTAGAGACTGTTGACGACGAAGGAAAACCGGTTTATGATAAACTTGGTTACTTAATCTGTAAAACACCTTTCCCCACTCAGTTTATAGGTGTGCTAAACAATCCTGAGAAATTTGCTTCTTATTTCTCTAGATTCGGATATCATGATACTGGGGATATTGCAATAATCAATAATCCATACGTAAAGATCGTCGGTAGAAGCGATGATATGATAAAAATTGCTGGGCACAGAATCACAACTGGAGAAGTAGAAAATGTTCTAATGGAGGTAAACGGGGTCAAAGAGGTTGCTGTCGTCGGGATACCCGATGAAGTGAAAGGAGAGAAAATGATCGTGTTTGTGGTGGGACACAATATAGACCCAGAAAAAATAAGGGGGAAAATCAGAAAGTCTCTAGGTCCAATTTATGTGATAGATAAGGTTATAGAGGTAAATAGACTACCTAAATCTAAAAGCGGTAAAGTAGTAAGAAGAATATTGAGAGATCTCGTGCTCGGAAAGGAGGTAGATCCTACCATACTCGAAGATCCTGACGTAGTGAACGAGATTAAGGAGGTAGTAAAGAGTGGACTTTATTGA
- a CDS encoding METTL5 family protein, whose protein sequence is MTSTKINKKQLEIFLEQIPPHPNPNYELEQYLTPSNLGSTLLWTAYLRGDIKKNKLVADLGCGTGRLCAGASLLGAYCLCIEIDENSIYVAKEFFRKNMLDFEPIVTDVSHLQLSRKIDTVIQNPPFGVINKGADILFLKKALEIGKVVYTIHKSNPKSSQIIRRIAESENYSVEVITTRYDLKPYYPWHKERYHKFLVDIYLLKENLTG, encoded by the coding sequence ATTACAAGCACTAAAATTAATAAAAAACAACTAGAGATTTTTCTAGAACAAATTCCTCCACATCCTAATCCTAATTATGAGCTAGAACAATATCTTACACCATCTAACCTCGGATCTACATTACTCTGGACTGCATATTTAAGGGGTGATATAAAAAAGAACAAGCTTGTAGCCGATTTAGGTTGTGGCACCGGTAGACTTTGTGCTGGAGCGTCTCTCCTCGGTGCCTACTGTCTGTGTATCGAAATTGACGAGAATTCAATTTACGTAGCAAAAGAATTTTTCCGAAAAAACATGTTGGACTTTGAACCGATAGTAACTGATGTATCACATCTACAATTGTCTCGCAAGATAGATACCGTAATTCAGAACCCGCCATTCGGAGTAATTAATAAAGGTGCAGATATCTTATTCTTAAAAAAGGCCTTAGAAATAGGTAAAGTGGTGTATACTATTCATAAGTCTAACCCTAAAAGTAGTCAGATAATTAGAAGAATAGCCGAGAGTGAGAACTATAGTGTTGAAGTTATCACAACAAGATATGATCTAAAGCCCTATTACCCGTGGCATAAAGAAAGATATCATAAATTCCTTGTCGATATTTACCTTTTAAAGGAAAATCTCACCGGATAA
- a CDS encoding deoxyribonuclease IV, which yields MVKIYLGPAGVPLSSKKRSTIDGIRTVKELGLNAMEVEFVQGVKMKPEAAEEAGKVAEELGVRLSVHAPYFINLCSDDKEKVKASKARILDTADRAERMKADAIAIHIAFYGKMSPEECYQQVKSELGEVVDTARSQGIKNVKFGVETMAKESAFGTIDEVISISKEVKGVIPYIDWAHTFARQDGKINYGEIIDRLQKELNLTHINSHFESLVFRNGKYVDEHLPIDNEAPPFRPLAEELLKRENLSITLICESPELERDALKMKKVLEELGYKFS from the coding sequence ATGGTCAAAATTTATTTAGGACCAGCTGGAGTTCCATTATCCTCTAAGAAGAGGAGTACCATAGATGGAATAAGAACCGTAAAGGAGTTAGGGCTTAATGCTATGGAAGTGGAGTTCGTCCAAGGAGTTAAAATGAAACCAGAGGCAGCGGAGGAAGCCGGAAAAGTCGCGGAGGAGTTAGGAGTGAGGCTGTCGGTTCATGCACCTTACTTTATAAATTTGTGTTCTGATGATAAGGAGAAAGTGAAGGCTTCTAAGGCAAGAATACTAGACACTGCTGATAGAGCTGAGAGGATGAAAGCGGATGCAATTGCTATTCATATAGCGTTCTACGGTAAAATGAGTCCAGAAGAATGCTATCAGCAGGTCAAATCCGAATTAGGAGAAGTAGTGGATACAGCAAGGTCCCAAGGTATCAAGAACGTAAAATTCGGGGTAGAAACTATGGCAAAAGAGTCTGCCTTCGGAACAATCGACGAGGTAATATCTATATCCAAGGAAGTCAAGGGAGTTATACCTTATATAGATTGGGCTCACACTTTTGCCAGACAAGATGGGAAGATAAATTATGGTGAAATTATAGATAGACTTCAAAAAGAACTTAATCTAACTCATATAAATTCGCACTTTGAGTCTCTCGTATTTAGGAACGGCAAGTACGTAGATGAGCATTTACCTATTGATAATGAAGCTCCGCCATTCAGGCCCTTAGCTGAGGAACTTCTTAAGAGGGAGAATTTATCCATTACGTTAATTTGTGAAAGTCCAGAACTAGAGAGAGATGCTTTGAAAATGAAAAAAGTATTAGAAGAGTTAGGTTACAAATTTTCGTGA
- a CDS encoding HAD family hydrolase, which translates to MSKTVFVDMGETLVSFIPKFHQPLYEFLVKKGYKVTEKQVFRAVSKQLGREHFPDPVLGGLSELNFREVLYELKISPKKCLLDQLKNLTLLSGHWELFDDVKPFLNELKKDGYKIIMITNATRSVYRIVDDLGLINYLDDIIASCDLGIMKPHPRIFRIAIEKYGNPIFHIGDIYEIDYVGALRAGINPLLLDRYNFYDDIKANKVKNLLQALKLIKNN; encoded by the coding sequence ATGAGCAAGACTGTTTTCGTAGATATGGGAGAAACGTTAGTAAGTTTTATTCCAAAATTTCATCAACCCCTCTATGAATTTCTAGTTAAGAAAGGATATAAAGTGACAGAGAAACAAGTTTTTCGTGCAGTATCTAAGCAATTGGGAAGAGAACATTTTCCAGATCCGGTACTTGGCGGTTTAAGCGAACTTAATTTCAGAGAAGTATTATACGAGCTGAAAATCTCACCTAAAAAATGCTTGTTGGACCAACTAAAAAACCTCACCTTGCTCTCTGGACACTGGGAATTATTTGATGATGTGAAGCCGTTTCTTAATGAGCTAAAAAAGGATGGATATAAAATAATAATGATTACAAATGCTACGCGTAGCGTATATAGGATAGTGGATGATTTAGGACTAATTAATTATCTTGACGACATAATCGCATCATGTGATCTAGGAATTATGAAGCCTCACCCGAGAATTTTCAGAATAGCTATAGAGAAATACGGAAATCCCATCTTCCATATAGGAGACATATACGAAATAGACTACGTAGGAGCTTTAAGGGCTGGAATCAACCCATTACTCTTAGATAGATACAACTTTTATGATGATATAAAGGCTAACAAGGTGAAAAACCTATTACAAGCACTAAAATTAATAAAAAACAACTAG
- a CDS encoding NAD+ synthase → MPDYVRKKLLLVDFDKITEYLVERIREYIKESGKEGGIVGLSGGIDSSVTAVLLSKATKNAYFLLMPSSSTPHQDLQHAYSILKLVNATEKNYSVINIDEITSLFSKAAGTDDKLVVGNIKARVRMILLYAFAQKHNYLVVGTGDKSELMLGYFTKYGDGGVDILPIGDLYKTQVRALGLHLGIPEEIVKKPPSPALWEGQTAEGEIGLDYETIDSILYLKFEEMLDEETISKMTNTDISLINRIIKMVKTSQHKRLPPEIFRLSGRAINSDWRYPRQWG, encoded by the coding sequence ATGCCAGATTACGTAAGGAAAAAGTTACTTTTAGTTGATTTTGACAAGATAACCGAGTACCTAGTTGAACGAATAAGAGAATATATTAAGGAAAGCGGAAAAGAAGGAGGAATAGTAGGATTAAGCGGAGGGATAGACTCTTCAGTAACGGCTGTCCTTCTTTCTAAAGCTACTAAAAACGCTTACTTCTTACTTATGCCTTCTAGCTCTACCCCACATCAAGACTTACAGCACGCTTACTCTATCTTAAAACTTGTAAACGCTACTGAGAAAAACTATTCTGTGATTAATATTGACGAAATAACTTCATTATTCAGTAAAGCTGCTGGGACTGATGATAAGCTAGTAGTAGGAAATATAAAGGCTAGAGTTAGAATGATTCTTCTATACGCCTTTGCTCAAAAACACAATTACTTAGTCGTTGGCACCGGAGATAAAAGTGAACTAATGTTAGGATACTTTACTAAATATGGTGACGGAGGAGTCGATATATTGCCAATAGGTGATTTGTATAAAACCCAAGTAAGGGCTCTAGGATTACACTTAGGAATTCCCGAAGAAATAGTGAAGAAACCCCCATCTCCTGCTCTCTGGGAAGGACAAACTGCAGAAGGAGAAATAGGATTAGATTACGAAACAATAGACTCGATCTTATACCTTAAATTTGAGGAAATGCTTGATGAAGAAACTATAAGTAAGATGACTAATACCGACATCTCACTGATTAATAGAATAATCAAAATGGTTAAGACTTCTCAACACAAAAGACTTCCTCCCGAAATATTCAGATTGAGCGGAAGGGCTATAAATTCAGATTGGAGATATCCTAGACAATGGGGTTAA
- a CDS encoding NTPase — MSIKNKIFITGRPGVGKTTILMKIVKELRSKNINVTGFYCPEIRKGTNRVGFKIVSISSGKEAMLASTEQKGGVKIGKYSVVLNEEFVKSLELEIFNNPQLITIDEIGPMELSVPSLKALIKRILDSEIPLFAVVHRSIKLGGEIYEITEKNRENLFYYLSKKVLELVNQ; from the coding sequence ATGAGCATAAAAAACAAGATATTCATTACTGGAAGACCTGGAGTAGGTAAAACTACTATTTTAATGAAAATCGTGAAAGAACTCCGCTCTAAAAACATTAACGTTACCGGTTTCTATTGTCCTGAAATTAGGAAAGGGACTAATAGAGTAGGGTTTAAAATAGTAAGCATATCTTCAGGAAAAGAAGCTATGCTCGCATCTACAGAACAGAAAGGAGGTGTGAAAATAGGTAAATACAGTGTTGTTCTAAATGAAGAATTCGTAAAATCACTAGAGCTAGAGATATTTAATAACCCGCAATTAATAACGATTGATGAAATAGGGCCTATGGAGCTCTCTGTGCCTAGCCTAAAGGCTCTTATAAAGAGAATACTCGACTCTGAAATCCCTCTCTTTGCTGTGGTTCACAGATCGATAAAGCTAGGAGGAGAAATATATGAGATAACAGAGAAAAACAGAGAAAATCTTTTCTACTATTTAAGTAAGAAAGTATTAGAACTGGTAAATCAATGA
- a CDS encoding aminotransferase class V-fold PLP-dependent enzyme, whose protein sequence is MDFIEEFRSEVPLTQHYVYLNHAAISPTPLSVYLEVNKYLISVMTKGTIAVNEHEADDFYHIREKIGKLVNAKSEEISLIPNTSYGINVIAHGLDFKQGENVVTDNVEFPATVYPFLKLVKNKKIELRIAKVSPEKIEDEILSRVDKNTKLISLSHVSFSTGVKVDISRIVKEAKQVGAYVLLDIIQSAGATEVDLKKFDVDFAVAGGYKWLMSPQGSGFMYVKEGLLEDPPFYGWKSASNFLEFNPEKFDLEKGPRRFEIGTLDVASNLGLAKSCEIIYQHRDEIFGRIQYLSNYVIKIANERGLEVITPENKKAGIVVIKIKNPRKASEYLLRKKIIVSPRGEGIRISTHFYNTLEEIESAIDNIIYYLRES, encoded by the coding sequence GTGGACTTTATTGAAGAGTTTAGAAGCGAAGTTCCTTTAACTCAACATTATGTATATCTTAATCACGCTGCCATATCTCCTACCCCTCTTTCTGTCTACCTCGAAGTTAACAAATATCTGATAAGTGTTATGACTAAGGGAACGATAGCCGTTAACGAACATGAAGCCGACGACTTTTATCACATAAGAGAGAAAATAGGTAAACTAGTAAATGCAAAAAGTGAGGAAATCTCTTTAATACCTAACACTTCCTATGGAATTAATGTAATAGCTCACGGTTTAGACTTTAAGCAAGGTGAAAACGTAGTTACAGATAATGTGGAATTTCCAGCAACAGTTTACCCTTTTCTTAAGTTAGTTAAGAATAAGAAAATCGAGCTAAGAATAGCTAAAGTATCCCCAGAAAAAATAGAAGATGAGATACTCTCAAGAGTAGATAAAAATACCAAACTAATTAGCTTAAGTCATGTTAGTTTTAGCACAGGTGTAAAAGTCGATATAAGTAGAATAGTTAAAGAGGCTAAACAAGTAGGAGCATATGTGCTATTAGATATAATTCAAAGCGCTGGAGCTACTGAAGTAGATTTGAAAAAGTTTGATGTAGACTTCGCCGTAGCTGGTGGGTATAAATGGCTAATGAGTCCCCAAGGTTCAGGTTTCATGTATGTTAAAGAAGGACTATTAGAAGACCCGCCATTTTATGGCTGGAAAAGTGCATCTAATTTCTTAGAGTTTAACCCAGAAAAGTTTGATCTGGAAAAAGGTCCTAGACGATTCGAGATAGGAACTTTAGATGTTGCGTCAAATCTAGGTCTTGCCAAATCATGTGAGATTATTTACCAACACAGAGATGAAATATTTGGAAGAATACAGTACCTATCTAACTACGTAATAAAGATAGCTAATGAAAGAGGTCTGGAGGTTATAACTCCAGAAAATAAAAAAGCGGGAATAGTAGTAATCAAGATAAAGAATCCTAGGAAAGCTTCAGAATATTTACTCAGGAAAAAAATTATCGTGTCACCTAGAGGGGAAGGGATAAGAATATCTACTCATTTCTACAATACATTAGAAGAGATAGAATCTGCAATAGACAATATTATTTATTATCTCCGAGAATCTTAA
- a CDS encoding NUDIX hydrolase → MRIYSSKKFDVEIDNFNLPNGKSVEKAYVKHRGSVVIAPFLDSGTIILIKQFRPIIGKWLIELPAGTIERGEDIETTAKREIEEEIGYKAGKLHKLISFYVSPGVMTEIMHLFIATKLEKTQQKLEDYEVIEPFEVKLSEAVKMVEEGKIEDGKTMLSLLFISRKYQEILTLLQ, encoded by the coding sequence ATGAGAATTTACTCTTCAAAAAAATTTGATGTAGAGATAGATAATTTTAATTTACCAAACGGTAAGTCAGTTGAGAAGGCTTACGTTAAGCATAGAGGTTCAGTAGTTATAGCCCCATTTCTGGACAGTGGGACGATAATACTTATCAAGCAATTCAGACCTATTATTGGAAAGTGGCTAATCGAACTCCCAGCAGGAACGATTGAAAGAGGGGAAGACATTGAAACGACAGCTAAAAGAGAAATAGAGGAAGAGATAGGTTACAAAGCTGGGAAACTCCACAAGTTGATCTCGTTTTACGTATCACCCGGAGTTATGACAGAAATAATGCATCTTTTCATAGCTACAAAATTGGAAAAAACTCAACAAAAACTTGAGGATTATGAAGTGATTGAACCCTTCGAAGTTAAACTGTCCGAAGCCGTAAAAATGGTTGAAGAAGGAAAAATTGAAGACGGTAAAACTATGTTATCTCTCCTCTTCATTTCAAGAAAATATCAGGAGATCCTAACTCTCCTACAATAA
- the nadA gene encoding quinolinate synthase NadA, translating to MSAQSNIVIEIKKLKREKNAIILGHNYMDYGVQLVSDFTGDSYDLAVKAMKTNAKMIVFAGVYFMAEQAAALNPDKKVLSPDPNAGCSLSDSLDVDTLKKYKEIYPDAPVVLYINTSIYTKALADYIVTSSTAVKVVSKLDAKNIIFGPDANLANYVERKTGKKLIKVPPNGRCIVHANYTKQLVSIARKKYPNALLMAHPESPLEILEAADFVGSTNQMIKFAKESPNKEFIVATELGMINALKIQVPDKVFYPLVTTEACGCARCPYMAMITLEKIKRSLEEEVYEVKVPKDVAEKAKEAFERTIKILGDNK from the coding sequence ATGTCTGCTCAGTCAAACATAGTGATCGAAATAAAGAAACTAAAAAGGGAAAAGAACGCTATAATACTTGGACATAATTACATGGATTACGGCGTTCAGTTAGTCTCGGATTTTACAGGTGACTCGTACGACTTAGCAGTGAAGGCTATGAAAACTAATGCAAAAATGATAGTATTTGCTGGAGTTTATTTTATGGCTGAACAAGCTGCTGCATTGAATCCGGATAAAAAAGTACTATCGCCCGATCCGAATGCTGGTTGTTCGTTGTCAGATTCTCTTGACGTAGATACTTTAAAGAAATATAAAGAGATATATCCAGATGCTCCAGTGGTGTTATATATAAATACGAGTATATATACTAAAGCATTAGCTGACTATATAGTAACTTCCTCTACTGCAGTTAAAGTCGTGAGTAAACTCGACGCTAAGAACATAATTTTCGGTCCGGATGCGAATCTGGCTAATTATGTAGAGCGCAAAACCGGTAAGAAATTAATTAAAGTCCCTCCTAACGGAAGATGTATAGTTCATGCAAATTATACGAAGCAGTTAGTATCGATAGCTAGGAAGAAATATCCTAATGCACTTCTTATGGCTCACCCAGAAAGCCCATTAGAGATTCTTGAGGCAGCTGACTTTGTTGGATCTACTAATCAAATGATAAAATTCGCTAAGGAAAGCCCTAACAAAGAATTCATTGTAGCTACGGAACTAGGAATGATAAATGCATTAAAAATTCAAGTTCCAGATAAGGTATTTTATCCTTTAGTAACCACTGAAGCTTGCGGATGTGCAAGATGCCCTTACATGGCAATGATAACTTTAGAAAAGATTAAGAGATCCCTAGAAGAAGAAGTTTATGAGGTAAAGGTACCTAAGGATGTTGCTGAGAAAGCTAAAGAGGCTTTCGAAAGAACCATTAAGATTCTCGGAGATAATAAATAA
- a CDS encoding phosphoglycolate phosphatase — translation MAYLFVSDYDRTLADEKDGFVIRENLAEFINHFSSKYPFFVVTGRERRFISRLAPTLKPTGWVLENGAIILYGEKTYINAPKNWAEIRKEIIKRLEEKEIKYSVGEVIVYVNNIDSSSLDLHLEGAKVEWNRNDAMILPKDVDKGSGVLFIKNLLNFKGKVIAIGDSQNDIPLFRVADVKVAVSNALPEIKEIADIVLDKPNGKGVIEFLSKILSGEIFL, via the coding sequence ATGGCATATCTTTTCGTATCGGATTATGATAGGACGTTAGCAGATGAAAAAGACGGTTTTGTGATAAGGGAGAATCTAGCGGAGTTCATAAACCATTTCTCATCTAAGTATCCCTTTTTTGTAGTTACCGGAAGAGAAAGAAGGTTCATAAGCAGGCTCGCTCCTACTCTAAAGCCCACGGGTTGGGTTCTGGAGAACGGTGCAATAATACTTTATGGTGAAAAAACTTATATTAACGCACCAAAAAACTGGGCTGAAATCAGAAAAGAAATAATTAAAAGATTAGAAGAGAAGGAGATTAAGTATAGTGTAGGAGAGGTAATTGTATATGTTAATAATATTGATAGTTCCTCTCTTGACTTACATCTGGAGGGCGCAAAAGTAGAATGGAATAGAAACGATGCAATGATATTACCTAAGGATGTCGACAAGGGTAGCGGAGTTTTATTTATTAAAAACCTCCTCAACTTTAAAGGCAAGGTCATAGCTATAGGAGACAGTCAAAATGATATCCCGTTGTTTAGAGTTGCCGATGTAAAAGTCGCTGTAAGTAATGCGTTACCAGAAATTAAGGAGATAGCTGATATAGTTCTTGATAAACCAAACGGGAAGGGGGTAATTGAGTTTCTGAGCAAAATTTTATCCGGTGAGATTTTCCTTTAA
- a CDS encoding chlorite dismutase family protein, producing MSPNSQQGVYMYVISLKFSSKWWELSKSQKLQILSTIEETEKSYRDRLGSLKRYNSLRDNGDLIYWVADVETSLLNEFRYSLASSSSGLLIPTLTFFSYFKPSPYTGNTSVEILKYLRQEPLRYFVAYPMKKTVDWYLLPFEERKEIMDEHIRVARTHPDNKGIRSYTTYSFGIGDYEFVVIYEIPELDKWINVVEKLREVRARKWVAFEEPIIVGELGSPDIFLK from the coding sequence ATGTCACCAAATAGTCAGCAAGGAGTATATATGTATGTTATTTCACTTAAGTTTTCTAGCAAATGGTGGGAGTTAAGTAAATCTCAGAAGTTGCAGATACTTTCGACAATAGAAGAAACAGAGAAATCTTACCGCGATAGGTTGGGCTCCTTAAAGAGGTATAACTCTCTGAGGGATAATGGAGACTTAATATACTGGGTTGCAGATGTCGAAACTTCTCTCCTTAACGAGTTCAGGTATTCTCTTGCTTCTTCCTCCTCAGGTCTTTTAATCCCTACGTTAACTTTCTTTTCGTATTTTAAGCCTTCTCCGTATACGGGTAATACATCAGTCGAAATCTTAAAGTATTTGAGGCAGGAACCTTTAAGGTATTTCGTAGCTTATCCTATGAAGAAGACGGTAGACTGGTACCTGCTTCCTTTCGAGGAAAGGAAGGAGATCATGGATGAACATATAAGGGTTGCAAGAACTCATCCAGATAATAAAGGGATAAGGTCATATACTACGTATTCTTTCGGCATAGGCGATTACGAATTCGTAGTAATATATGAGATCCCTGAGTTAGATAAATGGATTAACGTAGTTGAAAAGCTGAGAGAAGTCAGAGCTAGAAAGTGGGTTGCTTTTGAGGAGCCCATTATTGTAGGAGAGTTAGGATCTCCTGATATTTTCTTGAAATGA
- a CDS encoding transcriptional regulator — translation MFTDFDFLTTREKIVILLKYSDSPLTAKEIKERLGIESEKLVYEHLLHIAKSLKRKDMKLIVYLPKCRRCGYTFNLEKPKKPSKCPSCKSEDIEPPRFLIRGRDRK, via the coding sequence ATGTTTACCGATTTCGACTTTTTAACAACAAGGGAGAAGATAGTAATACTTCTCAAATACTCAGATTCTCCGTTAACAGCAAAAGAAATCAAAGAGAGATTAGGGATAGAAAGCGAAAAGCTAGTATACGAACACTTATTACATATAGCTAAATCCCTTAAGAGAAAAGATATGAAGTTAATAGTCTACTTACCAAAGTGTAGGAGGTGCGGGTATACGTTCAACTTGGAAAAGCCAAAGAAACCAAGTAAATGCCCAAGTTGTAAAAGTGAAGACATTGAACCACCCAGGTTCCTCATTAGAGGACGGGATAGAAAATGA
- the cobT gene encoding nicotinate mononucleotide-dependent phosphoribosyltransferase CobT has translation MQYIKEIVGKLKDIRNKKTLFVLVIATTDISLIPGITIAGATPELTHFTPAADAEFLLLGKCKSINTIPVTPDGIPTPAIITRAALELFKIPKLVVNAGSRVIPKLPVIDLGGEPGGDIRKGSLRIEVAQRILENSMILGEELSKSYDLLVIGESIPAGTTTAMAVLAGLGYDALDKVSSASPQNPKELKRRIVMEALRDLPTDTFGKISKLSDPMLIAVAGLSIGFKKEVILAGGTQMAAASAIIKELSKETLNNVTIATTRWIVEDPSSDIKYLAEQVGVSVVASMLDFSSSKYEGLKVYERGYVKEGVGAGGASTLALANGYTPNDILKKVEEIYSQLVNIS, from the coding sequence ATGCAATACATAAAGGAAATAGTGGGAAAGTTAAAAGACATTAGGAATAAAAAAACACTATTTGTCCTAGTAATTGCCACAACAGACATAAGCTTAATACCGGGAATAACAATAGCTGGGGCGACACCCGAGCTCACCCACTTTACTCCAGCAGCTGATGCGGAGTTTTTACTTTTAGGTAAGTGTAAATCCATAAATACTATACCAGTTACTCCAGACGGTATTCCAACACCAGCAATTATAACGAGAGCAGCACTCGAATTATTTAAAATACCTAAACTAGTTGTGAATGCTGGAAGTAGAGTAATACCAAAACTCCCAGTGATTGATTTAGGAGGAGAGCCTGGTGGAGACATAAGGAAAGGATCTTTAAGGATAGAGGTTGCTCAGAGAATACTCGAAAACAGTATGATTCTAGGTGAAGAGCTATCAAAGTCTTATGACCTTCTTGTTATCGGGGAGTCAATCCCTGCAGGAACAACCACAGCTATGGCAGTGTTAGCTGGACTAGGATATGACGCATTAGATAAGGTAAGTTCCGCGTCTCCCCAAAATCCTAAAGAATTAAAGAGGAGAATAGTTATGGAGGCATTAAGAGACTTACCTACGGATACCTTTGGAAAGATTAGTAAATTATCTGACCCTATGTTAATAGCTGTAGCCGGTTTGAGTATAGGATTTAAGAAGGAAGTTATACTCGCTGGTGGTACGCAAATGGCTGCCGCCTCAGCGATAATAAAAGAGTTAAGTAAAGAGACGTTAAATAACGTAACAATTGCGACAACTAGATGGATCGTAGAGGATCCTTCTTCAGACATTAAATACTTAGCTGAACAAGTGGGAGTCTCGGTTGTAGCGTCTATGCTAGACTTTTCCTCCTCAAAGTATGAGGGGCTCAAGGTATACGAACGCGGTTACGTCAAAGAGGGAGTAGGAGCAGGAGGTGCATCAACCTTAGCACTTGCAAACGGTTATACACCTAACGACATATTAAAGAAAGTAGAAGAAATATATTCACAGTTAGTTAATATTAGTTAA